ATGACCAATGTAGGAGTAGCGGGTGAAAGTACTGCGATTGGTGATGCACTCATGCAGGCAATGCATACTTTGAGCTTTGGAGATGCTGAAAACAAGGTCATTGTTTTACTTACAGACGGCCAACACAATGCAGGCAGTACCTCACCGCGTCAGGCAGTTGAAAAAGCTAAGAAAACAGGTATTAAGATCTATACCATCGGTATCGGACAAAAAAATGAATATGATGCAGTATTGCTGGAAACTGTATCCAAGGAGACAGGTGCAAAAAGCTACTCAGCCATAGATGCAGACGAATTGGCCAAGGTTTATGAACAGATAGAAAGCCTTGAACCTAGTCCTATACGTTCGGAAAACTATCTTGATCGAAACTCCTTGGCATTTTATCCTTTGATATTTGCAACACTCTTGCTCCTTGGATGGGTACTGTCCAAACATGGGATTTTTACTCCTTGGACATCTAGGGAGGCAATATGAGTATCCTCTATCCTTATTTGCTTTGGTTATTGATCCCAATTGGCGTACTATTTTATTATCGTTCCAAACAGATAACAGATACGATACATTTGATAATTCTCACTCTTCTTGTAATAGCGCTTAGTAGGCCCGCACTAGACAAAGGTCCTCAAGAGCGAAAGGTTGACGCGAAAGAGATCATTATCGCTCTGGATGTCTCTTATTCTATGCGCGCAAACGACATTGAACCTAACCGTTACGAGTTTGCTGTACAGACCATAGAATCATTGTTAAAGAAAAATCTCAGTGACAACATCACTCTTATTGCATTTACGACCAACCCTCTCCTACTTTCACCGCCGACTACTGATCATCAGTTAATTTCACTGGCACTAAAAAGTTTGAGACTGGAAAATATCCTCACACACGGAACCTCACTTGAAAAACTTTTAACTAAGGTTTCTGATCTTCCTATCAATGATAAGAATCTCATACTCATTACTGACGGTGGAGATGAAAAAGATGAACTTATATTAAATAGTATTATTGAGGATAACGCTATCCATCCAATTATCCTAGCTATGGGTACAACATCTGGTTCAACGATCTCAAAGCCTGATGGAAGTTTTCTCAAAGACGATGAAGGAAACCTTGTAGTCTCACGGATCAATCCGTTGCTTGAAGTACTTTCTTCACAAAATAGCGGTACTTACATGACACCTAAGAGTTCTCCTGAAGCTACAGCTAATGAGCTACAAGATGCTCTTGATAC
This is a stretch of genomic DNA from Sulfurovum zhangzhouensis. It encodes these proteins:
- a CDS encoding vWA domain-containing protein, whose amino-acid sequence is MNFSFGAPWFLLLLLLIPCFIWCKVHTKHFYFTKIAWVRTQIPLFSLLLWLKITIFALMVVALAEPYIYDPTSNSTKRGRDLALVLDASGSMAQSGFHTKNRFKNRYEVSIDLAKDFVKKRLDDNIAVVVFGTFAYTASPLTYDLSGVSYLLDMTNVGVAGESTAIGDALMQAMHTLSFGDAENKVIVLLTDGQHNAGSTSPRQAVEKAKKTGIKIYTIGIGQKNEYDAVLLETVSKETGAKSYSAIDADELAKVYEQIESLEPSPIRSENYLDRNSLAFYPLIFATLLLLGWVLSKHGIFTPWTSREAI